Below is a window of Fusobacterium sp. DD2 DNA.
TTGATTTTTAAAAGCGAAGCAGACTTTGAAAAAGCACTCATTAATGATTTGAAAAAAAATGGATGGGCAAATGAAGTTTTGAAATATCCTACTGAAGAAGATCTTATTCAAAACTGGGCAAACATCCTTTTTGAAAACAACAGAGGTCGTGACAGATTAGGTGATGCTCCTCTAACAAAAACTGAAATGAAACAAGTTTTAGATCAAATTAACAACCTGAGAACTCCATTAAAGCTGAATGGGTTCATTAATGGGAAAACCGTCTCTATAATCAGAGATAATGAGGATGACAAAGAACATCTTGGAAAGATGGTCAGCCTTAAAATATATGATAGACATGAAATAGCTGCAGGACAAAGTAGATATCAGATAGCACAACAACCTATTTTTAGAGCAAAATCTCCCATTTTAAATGATAGACGTGGTGATTTTATGCTACTTATCAATGGAATGCCTGTTATTCATGTTGAACTAAAAAAACATGGTATTCCAGTAAGTCAAGCGTATAATCAGATTGAAAAATATGCCCATGAGGGAATTTTTACAGGAATTTATGCTCTGGTACAGATATTCGTTGCTATGAACCCTGAAGAGTGTGTTTACTTTGCTAACCCAGGACCTGACGGAAAATTCAACCCAGACTTCTACTTCCATTGGGCAGATTTCAATAACGAGCCATTAAATAACTGGAAAGATATTTCAACAAGACTCTTATCAATCCCTATGGCTCATCAACTTATTGGATTTTACACTGTAGCAGATGATTCAGATGGAATTTTAAAAGTTATGAGATCTTATCAATACTATGCAGCTAATGAAATTTCAGATAAAGTTTCTAAAATAAAATGGGATCAAAATCATATTCGTGGGGGATATATCTGGCATACTACTGGAAGTGGAAAGACAATGACATCTTTTAAATCAGCTCAGCTTATTGCTAATTCAAAAGATGCTGACAAAGTTATTTTCCTAATGGATAGAATTGAGCTTGGAACTCAATCTCTTCATGAATATAGAGGATTTGCAGATGATTCTGATGATGTACAAGCTACTGAAAATACACATACTCTAATATCAAAACTAAAAAGCAATGACCCTGCAAATACTTTAATTGTTACATCTATTCAGAAAATGAGTAGAATTGAACTTGATGAAAATGGCCTTAATGCTGCTGATATTAAAAAAATGAGTAATAAACGTATTGTATTTATTGTAGATGAGGCACATAGATCAACCTTTGGAGATATGCTTGCTACAATTAAAGAAACCTTCCCTGACGCAGTTTTCTTTGGTTTTACGGGTACTCCAATATATGATAAAAATAAAAAGAAAAATTCAACTACATCTACAATATTCGGAGATGAACTTCATAGATATACTATTGCAGATGGAATCAGAGACGGAAATGTTTTGGGATTCTATCCGTATAAAATAAATACGTATAAAGATAAGGATCTTAGAAAAAAAGTTGCTCTAAAAAAAGCAGGTTGTCTTACAGAACTGGCAGCTATTAGTGACCCAAGTACAAACTCTATTTACATGAAATACATACAAGATGTCCCTATGGCTGGATATACTGATGAAAATGGAAAGTATATAAGTGGAATTGAAGATGAAATAAAAAAAGTACAATATGAAACTGATACACATAGAAATATGGTGTTGCAGGATATTTCAGATAACTGGTTAACATTAAGCCAAAATGGTAAATTTCATGGAATATTTGCAACAAGTTCAATAAATGAAGCAATAATTTATTACAGACTATTTAAAGAAAAGATGCCTAACTTAAAAGTCACTGCTCTTTTTGATTCAAATATTGATAATAATGGAATCAGTGATAAAAGCAATCCACTATTCAAAGAAGATGGTCTTGTAGAAATAATGCAGGATTACAATGAAAAATATGGAATGAGTTTTGATCTTGCTACACATAATCTTTTTAAGAAAGATATCTCAATGAGACTTTCGCATAAAGATACGTATAAATTCATTGAACGGGACAAAGATAAACAACTGGATATTTTAATTGTTGTAGATCAGATGCTTACTGGATTTGACTCTAAATGGGTAAATACCCTTTACCTTGATAAAGTCCTTGTATATGAAAATATTATTCAGGCATTTTCTAGAACTAATAGACTTTTTGGTCCAGATAAACCATTTGGAGTAATAAGATATTATCGTTTTCCTAATACAATGGAACAGAATATTAAGGAAGCAGTAAAATACTACTCTGGAGACAGAGAGGTAGATCTGTTTGTTGAGCATCTTCCATATAATTTAAATAAGATGAATGAAATCTTTAAAGATATACAGGCTCTATTTAAATCAGCAAAAGTAGAAAATTTTGAAACTCTACCTAAAGACCCAACTGAAAAAGGACAATTTGCAAAGCTATTTTCTCAATTTAATAAATACTTTGAAGCCGGAAAAGTGCAAGGATTTACATGGAAACAGGATGAATACGTATTTGACAACCATGAATCAATAAAAGTGTTAATAACAGAACAGATATATAACGTACTTCTTCAAAGATATAAAGAGTTGGCAAAAGAGGAGC
It encodes the following:
- a CDS encoding HsdR family type I site-specific deoxyribonuclease gives rise to the protein MSKKKTPAIRFKGFTDDWEQEQLGKLCEIYDGTHQTPKYTESGVMFLSVENIGKLKSNKFISEQDYKKNFKVFPEYGDVFMTRIGDIGTANVLQERQPIAYYVSLALLKPLYLDSFFLNECINSPSVKKELWHRTLHIAFPKKINKNEISKVLITYPTIIEQKKIGQYFKALDNLITLHQRKCEKLKIFKKAMLEKMFPKNNKKIPEVRFKGFTDAWEQYKFEQLYKKINVKNDLSYTEQDIISVANMYYKTDTYISNKEYLKTYNVFKIGDIAFEGNKNKNFTHGRFVANTIGPGIISHVFDVFTPIMDYDLCFWKYAINNELIMRDILIRSTKSSTMMTNLVANDFMEEKMLVPCVPEQKQIGQTLQCIDNLITLHQGMDFAQNYKKISILAIKTEKYLGRRTQKLIFKSEADFEKALINDLKKNGWANEVLKYPTEEDLIQNWANILFENNRGRDRLGDAPLTKTEMKQVLDQINNLRTPLKLNGFINGKTVSIIRDNEDDKEHLGKMVSLKIYDRHEIAAGQSRYQIAQQPIFRAKSPILNDRRGDFMLLINGMPVIHVELKKHGIPVSQAYNQIEKYAHEGIFTGIYALVQIFVAMNPEECVYFANPGPDGKFNPDFYFHWADFNNEPLNNWKDISTRLLSIPMAHQLIGFYTVADDSDGILKVMRSYQYYAANEISDKVSKIKWDQNHIRGGYIWHTTGSGKTMTSFKSAQLIANSKDADKVIFLMDRIELGTQSLHEYRGFADDSDDVQATENTHTLISKLKSNDPANTLIVTSIQKMSRIELDENGLNAADIKKMSNKRIVFIVDEAHRSTFGDMLATIKETFPDAVFFGFTGTPIYDKNKKKNSTTSTIFGDELHRYTIADGIRDGNVLGFYPYKINTYKDKDLRKKVALKKAGCLTELAAISDPSTNSIYMKYIQDVPMAGYTDENGKYISGIEDEIKKVQYETDTHRNMVLQDISDNWLTLSQNGKFHGIFATSSINEAIIYYRLFKEKMPNLKVTALFDSNIDNNGISDKSNPLFKEDGLVEIMQDYNEKYGMSFDLATHNLFKKDISMRLSHKDTYKFIERDKDKQLDILIVVDQMLTGFDSKWVNTLYLDKVLVYENIIQAFSRTNRLFGPDKPFGVIRYYRFPNTMEQNIKEAVKYYSGDREVDLFVEHLPYNLNKMNEIFKDIQALFKSAKVENFETLPKDPTEKGQFAKLFSQFNKYFEAGKVQGFTWKQDEYVFDNHESIKVLITEQIYNVLLQRYKELAKEEHEEQEDVPYDIEGYLTEIDTGKIDNDYMNSRFEKYLKDLDQKHINPEEFQNTLNELHKSFASLNQEEQKFANIFLHDIESGDVKLVKGKTFRDYITDYQVAYKNKQILNLHNAIGVSVELVEKFLESNVDEKNINEYGRFDDLEKTVDRKKAKEFLEKKKGKKIPPFLINRDISNLLREFIMSGGFDIYEEEKDKKIIEYFMNTTPNRNAADSGQEKKNKK